In Papaver somniferum cultivar HN1 unplaced genomic scaffold, ASM357369v1 unplaced-scaffold_114, whole genome shotgun sequence, a genomic segment contains:
- the LOC113328785 gene encoding receptor-like protein 12 isoform X1 has protein sequence MNDSSRNVQLCIPLIFFLLFITQFPKVCYACHDIERIALLHFKSSLTDFSDRLSSWKVDRHQNCCAWHGIQCSGESFQVISIDLRNTDSEIHLKFSDYSQPAPNTTLTGTVSPSLFNLTHLEYLDLSFNELDYSKVQYQLSKLKNLTHLDVASSNFSGSISTQFANLSSLRYLDISGYVQTSDPRNFGYTASEFPLISSSINWVKELVHLRVLRLSGVDLSKATVQKNWAKPISFLADLRELHLSACGISSPIFPVHEFLNLSRLSTLKMNNNNDFHSSIPIQIANLTSLSVLELAGCFSLEGSIPYLPQLQRLDVRASVNLLVNLTSMFERQWPKLQVLWMTSTYVNGSVPSSILNAPLLVSLLAPGCSIKGSLPTSIVNLSKLEYLDLYDNDLTGYLPSLGSNMKNLRYLSLSNNKLQGPIPESICDISSLQQLYLSSNGLSSTIPSCITKLRNLKYLDVSSNSLEGIFSLNSLINELSLTELNFNFNNIIIEIDEHFYPTNFQLKNLQLQSCNMKGHIPALFCRFTNLNRLDLSNNNLMGSIPSCLFKHQTLDYLDLSQNNLQGTLPKVFHFNEDKFIHLNLAQNKLQGTLPLPSKKNIHFDLSQNHFSGSISFEVGERLSKSRYASLSSNQLSGTIPLSFCTNNGFEMSSWTIQSLNLSNNTLNGRIPSSLGNCSSLFSLHLGMNNLIGNAPNELEQAPIQYLMLNDNFLEGIFPKFIQRFEMLTVLTLGNNNYEGSIPTFVGSFKYLRILSLRSNKFNESIPKEISHLGRLQILDLSMNNLSGSVPRRLGNLTMLTSRPNYSTADFGGGWLISDIQLRIRINGVLQHLKRLKDYSSGMDLSSNILEGNIPEEIGLLQGLSMLNLSNNHLDGKIPRSVGNMTGLGSLDISFNELSGEIPMEFTSLNSLGYVNVSYNNLSGRVPEDAHFQGLGVNGLAFLGNEFLCGIPTKKHCKGDPIGPTSNNTDENTNVNVEEDENGARDKVLLLGFVFLGVGVGFWGLFLVLICRKEKWWFRYWRAIDTVASKLTSCIPRNQ, from the coding sequence ATGAATGACTCCAGCAGAAATGTTCAGTTATGTATTCctcttatctttttcttattgTTCATCACTCAATTTCCAAAAGTCTGTTATGCCTGCCACGATATTGAAAGAATTGCTCTATTACATTTCAAATCCTCTCTAACCGACTTTTCTGATCGTTTGTCGTCTTGGAAAGTAGACCGCCATCAAAATTGTTGTGCTTGGCATGGAATTCAATGTTCCGGTGAATCATTCCAAGTCATCTCAATCGATCTCCGAAATACGGACAGTGAAATCCACCTTAAATTTTCTGATTATTCGCAGCCTGCACCAAATACTACACTTACTGGTACAGTTTCTCCTTCATTGTTCAATCTTACTCACCTTGAGTATCTTGATCTTAGCTTCAATGAGCTGGACTACTCAAAAGTCCAATATCAGctttcaaaactcaaaaatcttactCACCTTGACGTCGCCAGTTCAAATTTTTCCGGCTCGATATCTACACAATTTGCCAATTTATCATCTCTACGATACCTCGATATCTCTGGTTATGTTCAAACATCTGATCCCAGAAATTTCGGGTATACGGCGTCTGAATTTCCCTTAATCTCGTCATCCATAAACTGGGTTAAAGAGTTAGTCCATCTGAGGGTACTCAGACTGAGTGGTGTTGATTTATCTAAGGCAACTGTCCAAAAGAATTGGGCTAAACCAATATCATTTCTTGCTGATCTCAGAGAACTTCATTTATCTGCTTGTGGTATTTCTAGCCCAATCTTTCCGGTCCACGAGTTTCTTAATCTTTCACGTCTATCAACTCTGAAAATGAATAACAATAATGACTTCcattcttcaataccaattcagaTTGCTAATCTTACTTCTCTTTCAGTTCTTGAACTAGCTGGGTGTTTTAGTTTGGAAGGATCCATTCCTTACCTTCCTCAGCTTCAAAGACTGGATGTAAGAGCAAGTGTAAATCTATTAGTCAATCTTACGTCCATGTTTGAACGTCAATGGCCAAAACTCCAAGTACTGTGGATGACATCAACTTATGTAAATGGTTCGGTTCCAAGTTCTATTTTGAATGCTCCGTTATTGGTTAGTCTTCTTGCACCAGGTTGTTCCATTAAGGGTTCGTTACCTACTTCTATTGTGAATCTTTCAAAATTGGAGTATCTTGACCTCTATGACAACGACTTAACAGGTTATCTTCCTTCTCTGGGCTCTAATATGAAGAACTTGCGATATCTATCCTTGTCTAACAACAAGTTGCAAGGACCCATACCCGAGTCAATTTGCGATATTAGTTCTCTTCAGCAACTTTATCTCTCTTCCAATGGACTAAGCAGTACGATACCAAGTTGCATCACCAAGCTACGCAATCTCAAATATTTAGATGTTAGTTCCAACTCTCTTGAAGGAATATTCTCATTGAACTCTTTGATCAATGAATTGAGCTTAACAGAACTAAATTTTAACTTTAACAACATAATCATAGAAATAGATGAACACTTCTATCCGACAAATTTTCAGTTGAAGAACTTACAGCTCCAATCATGCAATATGAAAGGACATATACCGGCTCTCTTCTGCagattcacaaatctcaatagatTGGATTTGTCAAATAACAATCTCATGGGATCCATCCCATCTTGCCTCTTCAAGCACCAAACTCTGGATTATCTAGATCTCTCTCAAAACAACCTCCAAGGAACACTACCAAAAGTTTTTCATTTTAATGAAGATAAGTTCATCCACTTAAATTTGGCCCAGAACAAGCTCCAGGGTACACTTCCTCTGCCATCTAAAAAGAACATACATTTTGACCTGTCACAGAATCATTTCAGTGGCAGTATATCATTCGAAGTGGGAGAACGGCTTTCAAAGTCTCGTTATGCTTCATTATCAAGCAATCAGCTATCAGGTACAATACCCCTCTCCTTCTGTACAAACAATGGCTTTGAAATGAGTTCATGGACCATTCAATCTCTAAATCTCTCCAACAACACCTTAAATGGACGAATACCCTCTAGTTTAGGAAACTGCAGTTCTCTCTTTTCTCTACATCTTGGtatgaataatctaatcggaaatgctccAAATGAGCTTGAACAAGCACCTATTCAATATCTTATGTTGAACGATAACTTCCTCGAAGGTATCTTTCCAAAATTCATTCAACGATTTGAGATGTTGACTGTTCTTACTTTGGGAAACAATAACTATGAAGGCAGTATACCTACATTTGTCGGTTCATTTAAATATCTAAGGATCCTGTCTTTAAGGTCAAACAAATTCAATGAATCTATCCCCAAAGAGATCAGCCATTTGGGTCGACTCCAAATTTTAGACCTGTCGATGAACAATCTCTCTGGTTCAGTTCCAAGAAGGTTAGGAAACTTGACGATGCTAACAAGTAGGCCTAATTACTCCACTGCTGATTTCGGAGGAGGTTGGCTTATCTCAGACATCCAATTGCGCATAAGGATCAATGGGGTGTTACAACACCTCAAACGCTTAAAAGATTACAGTTCCGGAATGGACCTATCAAGCAACATTCTAGAAGGAAATATCCCAGAAGAGATAGGTCTACTACAAGGGCTTTCAATGCttaatttatcaaataatcattTGGATGGTAAAATACCAAGAAGTGTGGGAAACATGACTGGCTTAGGTTCCTTGGATATCAGTTTCAACGAATTGTCTGGAGAAATCCCAATGGAATTCACATCACTAAATTCTCTTGGGTATGTAAATGTATCATATAATAACTTGAGTGGCAGAGTCCCTGAAGATGCTCACTTCCAAGGTCTGGGTGTGAATGGATTAGCTTTCCTTGGTAATGAATTTCTGTGTGGTATTCCTACCAAGAAGCATTGTAAGGGTGATCCTATTGGTCCTACCAGTAACAACACTGATGAAAATACGAACGTGAATgtcgaagaagatgaaaatggtgCCAGAGATAAGGTTTTGTTACttggttttgtttttttgggtGTGGGTGTAGGGTTTTGGGGTCTATTCTTGGTTTTAATCTGTAGAAAGGAGAAATGGTGGTTTAGGTACTGGAGAGCTATTGATACTGTTGCATCAAAATTAACTAGTTGTATACCGAGAAATCAGTAA
- the LOC113328806 gene encoding probable S-adenosylmethionine-dependent methyltransferase At5g38780, whose product MDAKSETKSFPMKGGNDQSSYVNNSSLQRKSVDLSKEIIEEAISKNLSIENPKTFRIADLGCSVGSNTLVAVRNIVEAADHKYKSQPEFQVFFNDHASNDFNTLFLSLPSERRYFAAGVPGSFYTRLFPQGSLHIVYSSTALHWLSQVPKEIVDINSSAWNKGRIHYTDAPNEVLQAYSAQYVMDMEAFLLARANEVVCGGLMFLVIPGVIDGTRDSQTGGGFFDVLGSCLVEMAKMGMVDEAKVDSFNLPVYHTSPKEVTELVEKNGYFNTERLEKMYSPGISIDHVQIFSDHLRAGLEVIIKQHFGFSNSDLDILFEMYTKRLVDSFPTLAKAAEKSLHMFFVLKRNNITISAKRYFI is encoded by the exons ATGGATGCAAAATCAGAAACGAAGTCATTCCCAATGAAAGGTGGAAATGATCAATCCAGTTATGTCAACAATTCCTCACTTCAG AGGAAAAGTGTTGATCTGTCGAAGGAAATCATAGAGGAAGCAATTTCAAAGAATCTAAGCATTGAAAACCCAAAAACATTTCGGATCGCGGACTTGGGTTGTTCTGTTGGATCTAATACTCTGGTCGCCGTTCGGAACATTGTCGAAGCAGCAGATCATAAATATAAATCTCAACCAGAGTTTCAAGTCTTTTTCAACGATCATGCATCTAATGATTTTAATACCCTTTTCCTATCACTTCCGTCAGAAAGGCGGTACTTCGCGGCCGGTGTACCGGGTTCCTTTTACACCCGTTTATTTCCTCAGGGTAGTCTTCACATTGTTTACTCGTCCACTGCACTTCATTGGTTGTCGCAGGTTCCAAAAGAGATTGTTGACATAAATTCCTCAGCATGGAATAAAGGCAGGATACATTATACTGATGCACCAAATGAAGTCTTGCAAGCTTATTCAGCTCAGTATGTTATGGACATGGAGGCTTTTCTTCTAGCCCGTGCAAACGAGGTTGTCTGTGGTGGATTGATGTTTCTCGTCATTCCAGGTGTTATCGATGGAACACGAGATTCCCAAACTGGTGGTGGATTTTTCGATGTTTTGGGATCTTGTCTCGTGGAAATGGCGAAAATG GGAATGGTGGATGAAGCTAAAGTCGATTCGTTCAACTTACCAGTGTACCATACATCCCCTAAAGAAGTGACCGAATTGGTGGAGAAAAATGGGTATTTCAATACAGAGAGATTGGAGAAAATGTATTCACCAGGTATAAGCATAGATCATGTACAAATATTCAGTGACCATCTAAGAGCTGGATTGGAAGTAATCATCAAACAGCACTTTGGTTTCAGTAACAGTGATCTCGACATATTGTTTGAAATGTACACGAAAAGACTTGTTGACTCTTTCCCAACCTTGGCAAAAGCAGCAGAGAAATCCCTTCATATGTTTTTTGTTCTCAAACGCAACAACATCACTATTAGTGCAAAAcgttattttatataa
- the LOC113328785 gene encoding LRR receptor-like serine/threonine-protein kinase GSO2 isoform X2 encodes MAKTPSTVDDINLCKWFGSKFYFECSVIGYLPSLGSNMKNLRYLSLSNNKLQGPIPESICDISSLQQLYLSSNGLSSTIPSCITKLRNLKYLDVSSNSLEGIFSLNSLINELSLTELNFNFNNIIIEIDEHFYPTNFQLKNLQLQSCNMKGHIPALFCRFTNLNRLDLSNNNLMGSIPSCLFKHQTLDYLDLSQNNLQGTLPKVFHFNEDKFIHLNLAQNKLQGTLPLPSKKNIHFDLSQNHFSGSISFEVGERLSKSRYASLSSNQLSGTIPLSFCTNNGFEMSSWTIQSLNLSNNTLNGRIPSSLGNCSSLFSLHLGMNNLIGNAPNELEQAPIQYLMLNDNFLEGIFPKFIQRFEMLTVLTLGNNNYEGSIPTFVGSFKYLRILSLRSNKFNESIPKEISHLGRLQILDLSMNNLSGSVPRRLGNLTMLTSRPNYSTADFGGGWLISDIQLRIRINGVLQHLKRLKDYSSGMDLSSNILEGNIPEEIGLLQGLSMLNLSNNHLDGKIPRSVGNMTGLGSLDISFNELSGEIPMEFTSLNSLGYVNVSYNNLSGRVPEDAHFQGLGVNGLAFLGNEFLCGIPTKKHCKGDPIGPTSNNTDENTNVNVEEDENGARDKVLLLGFVFLGVGVGFWGLFLVLICRKEKWWFRYWRAIDTVASKLTSCIPRNQ; translated from the exons ATGGCCAAAACTCCAAGTACTGTGGATGACATCAACTTATGTAAATGGTTCGGTTCCAAGTTCTATTTTGAATGCTCCGTTATTG GTTATCTTCCTTCTCTGGGCTCTAATATGAAGAACTTGCGATATCTATCCTTGTCTAACAACAAGTTGCAAGGACCCATACCCGAGTCAATTTGCGATATTAGTTCTCTTCAGCAACTTTATCTCTCTTCCAATGGACTAAGCAGTACGATACCAAGTTGCATCACCAAGCTACGCAATCTCAAATATTTAGATGTTAGTTCCAACTCTCTTGAAGGAATATTCTCATTGAACTCTTTGATCAATGAATTGAGCTTAACAGAACTAAATTTTAACTTTAACAACATAATCATAGAAATAGATGAACACTTCTATCCGACAAATTTTCAGTTGAAGAACTTACAGCTCCAATCATGCAATATGAAAGGACATATACCGGCTCTCTTCTGCagattcacaaatctcaatagatTGGATTTGTCAAATAACAATCTCATGGGATCCATCCCATCTTGCCTCTTCAAGCACCAAACTCTGGATTATCTAGATCTCTCTCAAAACAACCTCCAAGGAACACTACCAAAAGTTTTTCATTTTAATGAAGATAAGTTCATCCACTTAAATTTGGCCCAGAACAAGCTCCAGGGTACACTTCCTCTGCCATCTAAAAAGAACATACATTTTGACCTGTCACAGAATCATTTCAGTGGCAGTATATCATTCGAAGTGGGAGAACGGCTTTCAAAGTCTCGTTATGCTTCATTATCAAGCAATCAGCTATCAGGTACAATACCCCTCTCCTTCTGTACAAACAATGGCTTTGAAATGAGTTCATGGACCATTCAATCTCTAAATCTCTCCAACAACACCTTAAATGGACGAATACCCTCTAGTTTAGGAAACTGCAGTTCTCTCTTTTCTCTACATCTTGGtatgaataatctaatcggaaatgctccAAATGAGCTTGAACAAGCACCTATTCAATATCTTATGTTGAACGATAACTTCCTCGAAGGTATCTTTCCAAAATTCATTCAACGATTTGAGATGTTGACTGTTCTTACTTTGGGAAACAATAACTATGAAGGCAGTATACCTACATTTGTCGGTTCATTTAAATATCTAAGGATCCTGTCTTTAAGGTCAAACAAATTCAATGAATCTATCCCCAAAGAGATCAGCCATTTGGGTCGACTCCAAATTTTAGACCTGTCGATGAACAATCTCTCTGGTTCAGTTCCAAGAAGGTTAGGAAACTTGACGATGCTAACAAGTAGGCCTAATTACTCCACTGCTGATTTCGGAGGAGGTTGGCTTATCTCAGACATCCAATTGCGCATAAGGATCAATGGGGTGTTACAACACCTCAAACGCTTAAAAGATTACAGTTCCGGAATGGACCTATCAAGCAACATTCTAGAAGGAAATATCCCAGAAGAGATAGGTCTACTACAAGGGCTTTCAATGCttaatttatcaaataatcattTGGATGGTAAAATACCAAGAAGTGTGGGAAACATGACTGGCTTAGGTTCCTTGGATATCAGTTTCAACGAATTGTCTGGAGAAATCCCAATGGAATTCACATCACTAAATTCTCTTGGGTATGTAAATGTATCATATAATAACTTGAGTGGCAGAGTCCCTGAAGATGCTCACTTCCAAGGTCTGGGTGTGAATGGATTAGCTTTCCTTGGTAATGAATTTCTGTGTGGTATTCCTACCAAGAAGCATTGTAAGGGTGATCCTATTGGTCCTACCAGTAACAACACTGATGAAAATACGAACGTGAATgtcgaagaagatgaaaatggtgCCAGAGATAAGGTTTTGTTACttggttttgtttttttgggtGTGGGTGTAGGGTTTTGGGGTCTATTCTTGGTTTTAATCTGTAGAAAGGAGAAATGGTGGTTTAGGTACTGGAGAGCTATTGATACTGTTGCATCAAAATTAACTAGTTGTATACCGAGAAATCAGTAA
- the LOC113328962 gene encoding leaf-specific thionin-like isoform X1, whose amino-acid sequence MEGKIPALSTVMIGVLLVGFFLAQSPVEADTSCCKDATARNCFLRCRLVPTGCAVRCTCIIISGTECPEDYPNMGKFLNTEAGNEATTQEEYAPEEYPPDNSYGTP is encoded by the exons ATGGAAGGAAAAATTCCTGCTCTTAGCACTGTGATGATCGGTGTACTTCTAGTTGGATTCTTCCTAGCACAATCTCCTGTTGAAGCTGACACCAGTTGCTGCAAGGACGCCACCGCAAGAAACTGCTTTCTTCGCTGCCGTTTAGTGCCGACGGGTTGTGCAGTAAGATGCACTTGTATAATTATTTCTGGGACCGAGTGCCCTGAAGACTACCCTAACATGGGTAAATTTCTGAACACGG AAGCTGGTAATGAAGCGACCACTCAAGAAGAATATGCGCCCGAAGAATATCCTCCCGATAACTCCTACGG GACACCGTAA
- the LOC113328962 gene encoding leaf-specific thionin-like isoform X2, whose protein sequence is MEGKIPALSTVMIGVLLVGFFLAQSPVEADTSCCKDATARNCFLRCRLVPTGCAVRCTCIIISGTECPEDYPNMEAGNEATTQEEYAPEEYPPDNSYGTP, encoded by the exons ATGGAAGGAAAAATTCCTGCTCTTAGCACTGTGATGATCGGTGTACTTCTAGTTGGATTCTTCCTAGCACAATCTCCTGTTGAAGCTGACACCAGTTGCTGCAAGGACGCCACCGCAAGAAACTGCTTTCTTCGCTGCCGTTTAGTGCCGACGGGTTGTGCAGTAAGATGCACTTGTATAATTATTTCTGGGACCGAGTGCCCTGAAGACTACCCTAACATGG AAGCTGGTAATGAAGCGACCACTCAAGAAGAATATGCGCCCGAAGAATATCCTCCCGATAACTCCTACGG GACACCGTAA